One Hordeum vulgare subsp. vulgare chromosome 4H, MorexV3_pseudomolecules_assembly, whole genome shotgun sequence DNA window includes the following coding sequences:
- the LOC123451131 gene encoding uncharacterized protein LOC123451131 translates to MVAVAVGNLQASRYSPSSSMPRRGTRWWGSSSPGSRPYDYSNYTITSQHPATQDLDPDLHAAAGHDLEEIIIKEEEMNRRQHL, encoded by the exons ATGGTGGCAGTGGCAGTGGGGAACCTCCAGGCCTCTAGGTACTCTCCATCCAGCAGCATGCCACGACGCGGCACTAGGTGGTGGGGGTCGAGCTCACCCGGGTCGAGACCATACGACTACAGTAA TTATACGATAACTTCGCAGCATCCAGCCACCCAAGATCTCGATCCCGATCTTCACGCTGCTGCTGGGCATGACCTGGAGGAGATCATCATCAAAGAGGAGGAAATGAATAGACGACAACATCTCTGA